The following proteins are encoded in a genomic region of Pan troglodytes isolate AG18354 chromosome 2, NHGRI_mPanTro3-v2.0_pri, whole genome shotgun sequence:
- the DALRD3 gene encoding DALR anticodon-binding domain-containing protein 3 isoform X10 has translation MLTFLQQLRVDWPAASERASSHTLRSHALEELTSANDGRTLSPGILGRLCLKELVEEQGRTAGYDPNLDNCLVTEDLLSVLAELQEALWHWPEDSHPGLAGASDTGTGGCLVVHVVSCEEEFQQQKLDLLWQKLVDKAPLRQKHLICGPVKVAGAPGTLMTAPEYYEFRHAQVCKASALKHGGDLAQDPAWTEIFGVLSVATIKFEMLSTAPQSQLFLALADSSISTKGTKSGTFVMYNCARLATLFESYKCSMEQGLYPTFPPVSSLDFSLLHDEGEWLLLFNSILPFPDLLSRTAVLDCTAPGLHIAVRTEMICKFLVQLSMDFSSYYNRVHILGEPRPHLFGQMFVRLQLLRAVREVLHTGLAMLGLPPLSHI, from the exons ATGCTGACCTTCCTGCAGCAACTGCGGGTGGACTGGCCCGCTGCCTCGGAGAGAGCTTCCTCCCACACCCTGAGGAGCCACGCCCTTGAAGAACTTACCTCTGCTAATGACGGGAGGACACTGTCCCCTGGCATCCTAGGCAGACTGTGTCTGAAGGAGCTGGTGGAAGAACAGGGCCGCACAGCTGGCTATGACCCCAACCTGGACAACTGTCTGG TGACTGAGGATCTCCTCTCTGTGCTGGCTGAGCTGCAAGAGGCTCTATGGCATTGGCCCGAGGACAGCCACCCAGGCCTG GCTGGGGCCTCAGATACCGGTACAGGCGGCTGCCTGGTTGTACATGTTGTTAGCTGTGAGGAGGAGTTCCAGCAACAGAAGTTGGACCTGCTTTGGCAGAAGTTGGTTGACAAGGCTCCACTCAGACAG AAGCACCTGATCTGTGGCCCTGTGAAAGTAGCTGGTGCACCTGGCACTCTGATGACTGCCCCTGAGTACTACGA GTTCCGGCATGCCCAGGTGTGCAAGGCCTCAGCACTGAAGCATGGTGGGGATCTGGCACAAG ACCCAGCCTGGACAGAGATCTTTGGTGTTCTCTCTGTGGCCACCATCAAGTTTGAGATGCTGAGCACAGCCCCACAGAGTCAG CTCTTCCTGGCTCTGGCTGACAGCAGTATCTCCACGAAGGGCACAAAGAGTGGCACCTTTGTCATGTATAATTGTGCCCGTCTTGCCACACTCTTTGAGAGTTACAAGTGTAGTATGGAACAAGGTCTGTACCCCACTTTTCCTCCTGTGAGCAGTCTGGACTTCTCACTGCTACATGATGAG GGTGAGTGGTTGTTGCTCTTCAACAGTATCCTCCCCTTTCCGGATCTGCTGAGCCGGACAGCAGTGCTGGACTGCACAGCCCCGGGGCTCCACATTGCTGTACGCACAGAGATG ATATGCAAGTTCCTGGTACAGCTCAGCATGGATTTCAGCTCCTACTACAACCGGGTACACATCCTGGGG GAGCCTCGACCACACCTCTTTGGTCAGATGTTCGTCCGCCTGCAGCTTCTGAGAGCTGTGCGTGAGGTGCTCCATACTGGCCTGGCTATGCTGGGTCTCCCTCCACTGAGCCACATCTAA
- the DALRD3 gene encoding DALR anticodon-binding domain-containing protein 3 isoform X2 has product MATRRLGVGETLGALNAALGPGGPVWIKETRTRHLRSRDFLAPHRALQARFDDGQVPEHLLHGLACVQGPGVAPVLRCAPTPAGLSLQLQRSAVFERVLSAVAAYATPASPASLGQRVLLHCPALRSSPCALRLSQLRTVLVADHLARALRAHGVCVRLVPAVRDPHMLTFLQQLRVDWPAASERASSHTLRSHALEELTSANDGRTLSPGILGRLCLKELVEEQGRTAGYDPNLDNCLVTEDLLSVLAELQEALWHWPEDSHPGLAGASDTGTGGCLVVHVVSCEEEFQQQKLDLLWQKLVDKAPLRQKHLICGPVKVAGAPGTLMTAPEYYEFRHAQVCKASALKHGGDLAQDPAWTEIFGVLSVATIKFEMLSTAPQSQLFLALADSSISTKGTKSGTFVMYNCARLATLFESYKCSMEQGLYPTFPPVSSLDFSLLHDEGEWLLLFNSILPFPDLLSRTAVLDCTAPGLHIAVRTEMICKFLVQLSMDFSSYYNRVHILGVSTQQNGVGRAEGYRVKAKEAEDETSRPFLFQEPRPHLFGQMFVRLQLLRAVREVLHTGLAMLGLPPLSHI; this is encoded by the exons ATGGCGACCAGGCGCCTTGGGGTGGGGGAGACGCTGGGGGCCCTCAACGCGGCCCTGGGGCCAGGCGGTCCGGTGTGGATCAAGGAGACGCGCACCCGCCACCTGCGTTCCCGAGACTTTCTGGCACCGCACCGCGCGCTGCAGGCGCGCTTCGATGACGGCCAG GTTCCGGAGCATTTGCTCCATGGCCTCGCCTGCGTGCAGGGCCCCGGTGTGGCCCCGGTGCTGCGCTGCGCGCCGACCCCCGCGGGTCTGTCTCTCCAACTGCAGCGGTCCGCCGTCTTCGAGCGCGTCCTCAGCGCCGTGGCCGCCTATGCCACGCCCGCCTCGCCTGCCTCGCTGGGCCAGCGCGTCTTACTACACTGCCCAGCACTGCGCAGCTCCCCCTGCGCACTCCGCTTGAGCCAGCTGCGTACGGTGCTCGTGGCCGATCACCTGGCGCGAGCCCTGCGCGCTCACGG GGTGTGCGTGCGCCTAGTGCCAGCTGTGCGGGATCCGCACATGCTGACCTTCCTGCAGCAACTGCGGGTGGACTGGCCCGCTGCCTCGGAGAGAGCTTCCTCCCACACCCTGAGGAGCCACGCCCTTGAAGAACTTACCTCTGCTAATGACGGGAGGACACTGTCCCCTGGCATCCTAGGCAGACTGTGTCTGAAGGAGCTGGTGGAAGAACAGGGCCGCACAGCTGGCTATGACCCCAACCTGGACAACTGTCTGG TGACTGAGGATCTCCTCTCTGTGCTGGCTGAGCTGCAAGAGGCTCTATGGCATTGGCCCGAGGACAGCCACCCAGGCCTG GCTGGGGCCTCAGATACCGGTACAGGCGGCTGCCTGGTTGTACATGTTGTTAGCTGTGAGGAGGAGTTCCAGCAACAGAAGTTGGACCTGCTTTGGCAGAAGTTGGTTGACAAGGCTCCACTCAGACAG AAGCACCTGATCTGTGGCCCTGTGAAAGTAGCTGGTGCACCTGGCACTCTGATGACTGCCCCTGAGTACTACGA GTTCCGGCATGCCCAGGTGTGCAAGGCCTCAGCACTGAAGCATGGTGGGGATCTGGCACAAG ACCCAGCCTGGACAGAGATCTTTGGTGTTCTCTCTGTGGCCACCATCAAGTTTGAGATGCTGAGCACAGCCCCACAGAGTCAG CTCTTCCTGGCTCTGGCTGACAGCAGTATCTCCACGAAGGGCACAAAGAGTGGCACCTTTGTCATGTATAATTGTGCCCGTCTTGCCACACTCTTTGAGAGTTACAAGTGTAGTATGGAACAAGGTCTGTACCCCACTTTTCCTCCTGTGAGCAGTCTGGACTTCTCACTGCTACATGATGAG GGTGAGTGGTTGTTGCTCTTCAACAGTATCCTCCCCTTTCCGGATCTGCTGAGCCGGACAGCAGTGCTGGACTGCACAGCCCCGGGGCTCCACATTGCTGTACGCACAGAGATG ATATGCAAGTTCCTGGTACAGCTCAGCATGGATTTCAGCTCCTACTACAACCGGGTACACATCCTGGGGGTGAGCACACAGCAAAACGGGGTGGGACGTGCAGAGGGGTACAGGGTAAAGGCAAAGGAAGCAGAGGATGAGACCAGCAGGCCCTTTCTCTTTCAGGAGCCTCGACCACACCTCTTTGGTCAGATGTTCGTCCGCCTGCAGCTTCTGAGAGCTGTGCGTGAGGTGCTCCATACTGGCCTGGCTATGCTGGGTCTCCCTCCACTGAGCCACATCTAA
- the DALRD3 gene encoding DALR anticodon-binding domain-containing protein 3 isoform X3, protein MATRRLGVGETLGALNAALGPGGPVWIKETRTRHLRSRDFLAPHRALQARFDDGQVGVSRAGPCGREMGPVPWPFYTPVLPQVPEHLLHGLACVQGPGVAPVLRCAPTPAGLSLQLQRSAVFERVLSAVAAYATPASPASLGQRVLLHCPALRSSPCALRLSQLRTVLVADHLARALRAHGVCVRLVPAVRDPHMLTFLQQLRVDWPAASERASSHTLRSHALEELTSANDGRTLSPGILGRLCLKELVEEQGRTAGYDPNLDNCLVTEDLLSVLAELQEALWHWPEDSHPGLAGASDTGTGGCLVVHVVSCEEEFQQQKLDLLWQKLVDKAPLRQKHLICGPVKVAGAPGTLMTAPEYYEFRHAQVCKASALKHGGDLAQDPAWTEIFGVLSVATIKFEMLSTAPQSQLFLALADSSISTKGTKSGTFVMYNCARLATLFESYKCSMEQGLYPTFPPVSSLDFSLLHDEGEWLLLFNSILPFPDLLSRTAVLDCTAPGLHIAVRTEMICKFLVQLSMDFSSYYNRVHILGEPRPHLFGQMFVRLQLLRAVREVLHTGLAMLGLPPLSHI, encoded by the exons ATGGCGACCAGGCGCCTTGGGGTGGGGGAGACGCTGGGGGCCCTCAACGCGGCCCTGGGGCCAGGCGGTCCGGTGTGGATCAAGGAGACGCGCACCCGCCACCTGCGTTCCCGAGACTTTCTGGCACCGCACCGCGCGCTGCAGGCGCGCTTCGATGACGGCCAGGTGGGCGTGAGCCGGGCGGGGCCGTGCGGCCGGGAGATGGGCCCCGTGCCGTGGCCCTTTTACACGCCCGTTCTCCCGCAGGTTCCGGAGCATTTGCTCCATGGCCTCGCCTGCGTGCAGGGCCCCGGTGTGGCCCCGGTGCTGCGCTGCGCGCCGACCCCCGCGGGTCTGTCTCTCCAACTGCAGCGGTCCGCCGTCTTCGAGCGCGTCCTCAGCGCCGTGGCCGCCTATGCCACGCCCGCCTCGCCTGCCTCGCTGGGCCAGCGCGTCTTACTACACTGCCCAGCACTGCGCAGCTCCCCCTGCGCACTCCGCTTGAGCCAGCTGCGTACGGTGCTCGTGGCCGATCACCTGGCGCGAGCCCTGCGCGCTCACGG GGTGTGCGTGCGCCTAGTGCCAGCTGTGCGGGATCCGCACATGCTGACCTTCCTGCAGCAACTGCGGGTGGACTGGCCCGCTGCCTCGGAGAGAGCTTCCTCCCACACCCTGAGGAGCCACGCCCTTGAAGAACTTACCTCTGCTAATGACGGGAGGACACTGTCCCCTGGCATCCTAGGCAGACTGTGTCTGAAGGAGCTGGTGGAAGAACAGGGCCGCACAGCTGGCTATGACCCCAACCTGGACAACTGTCTGG TGACTGAGGATCTCCTCTCTGTGCTGGCTGAGCTGCAAGAGGCTCTATGGCATTGGCCCGAGGACAGCCACCCAGGCCTG GCTGGGGCCTCAGATACCGGTACAGGCGGCTGCCTGGTTGTACATGTTGTTAGCTGTGAGGAGGAGTTCCAGCAACAGAAGTTGGACCTGCTTTGGCAGAAGTTGGTTGACAAGGCTCCACTCAGACAG AAGCACCTGATCTGTGGCCCTGTGAAAGTAGCTGGTGCACCTGGCACTCTGATGACTGCCCCTGAGTACTACGA GTTCCGGCATGCCCAGGTGTGCAAGGCCTCAGCACTGAAGCATGGTGGGGATCTGGCACAAG ACCCAGCCTGGACAGAGATCTTTGGTGTTCTCTCTGTGGCCACCATCAAGTTTGAGATGCTGAGCACAGCCCCACAGAGTCAG CTCTTCCTGGCTCTGGCTGACAGCAGTATCTCCACGAAGGGCACAAAGAGTGGCACCTTTGTCATGTATAATTGTGCCCGTCTTGCCACACTCTTTGAGAGTTACAAGTGTAGTATGGAACAAGGTCTGTACCCCACTTTTCCTCCTGTGAGCAGTCTGGACTTCTCACTGCTACATGATGAG GGTGAGTGGTTGTTGCTCTTCAACAGTATCCTCCCCTTTCCGGATCTGCTGAGCCGGACAGCAGTGCTGGACTGCACAGCCCCGGGGCTCCACATTGCTGTACGCACAGAGATG ATATGCAAGTTCCTGGTACAGCTCAGCATGGATTTCAGCTCCTACTACAACCGGGTACACATCCTGGGG GAGCCTCGACCACACCTCTTTGGTCAGATGTTCGTCCGCCTGCAGCTTCTGAGAGCTGTGCGTGAGGTGCTCCATACTGGCCTGGCTATGCTGGGTCTCCCTCCACTGAGCCACATCTAA
- the DALRD3 gene encoding DALR anticodon-binding domain-containing protein 3 isoform X1 gives MATRRLGVGETLGALNAALGPGGPVWIKETRTRHLRSRDFLAPHRALQARFDDGQVGVSRAGPCGREMGPVPWPFYTPVLPQVPEHLLHGLACVQGPGVAPVLRCAPTPAGLSLQLQRSAVFERVLSAVAAYATPASPASLGQRVLLHCPALRSSPCALRLSQLRTVLVADHLARALRAHGVCVRLVPAVRDPHMLTFLQQLRVDWPAASERASSHTLRSHALEELTSANDGRTLSPGILGRLCLKELVEEQGRTAGYDPNLDNCLVTEDLLSVLAELQEALWHWPEDSHPGLAGASDTGTGGCLVVHVVSCEEEFQQQKLDLLWQKLVDKAPLRQKHLICGPVKVAGAPGTLMTAPEYYEFRHAQVCKASALKHGGDLAQDPAWTEIFGVLSVATIKFEMLSTAPQSQLFLALADSSISTKGTKSGTFVMYNCARLATLFESYKCSMEQGLYPTFPPVSSLDFSLLHDEGEWLLLFNSILPFPDLLSRTAVLDCTAPGLHIAVRTEMICKFLVQLSMDFSSYYNRVHILGVSTQQNGVGRAEGYRVKAKEAEDETSRPFLFQEPRPHLFGQMFVRLQLLRAVREVLHTGLAMLGLPPLSHI, from the exons ATGGCGACCAGGCGCCTTGGGGTGGGGGAGACGCTGGGGGCCCTCAACGCGGCCCTGGGGCCAGGCGGTCCGGTGTGGATCAAGGAGACGCGCACCCGCCACCTGCGTTCCCGAGACTTTCTGGCACCGCACCGCGCGCTGCAGGCGCGCTTCGATGACGGCCAGGTGGGCGTGAGCCGGGCGGGGCCGTGCGGCCGGGAGATGGGCCCCGTGCCGTGGCCCTTTTACACGCCCGTTCTCCCGCAGGTTCCGGAGCATTTGCTCCATGGCCTCGCCTGCGTGCAGGGCCCCGGTGTGGCCCCGGTGCTGCGCTGCGCGCCGACCCCCGCGGGTCTGTCTCTCCAACTGCAGCGGTCCGCCGTCTTCGAGCGCGTCCTCAGCGCCGTGGCCGCCTATGCCACGCCCGCCTCGCCTGCCTCGCTGGGCCAGCGCGTCTTACTACACTGCCCAGCACTGCGCAGCTCCCCCTGCGCACTCCGCTTGAGCCAGCTGCGTACGGTGCTCGTGGCCGATCACCTGGCGCGAGCCCTGCGCGCTCACGG GGTGTGCGTGCGCCTAGTGCCAGCTGTGCGGGATCCGCACATGCTGACCTTCCTGCAGCAACTGCGGGTGGACTGGCCCGCTGCCTCGGAGAGAGCTTCCTCCCACACCCTGAGGAGCCACGCCCTTGAAGAACTTACCTCTGCTAATGACGGGAGGACACTGTCCCCTGGCATCCTAGGCAGACTGTGTCTGAAGGAGCTGGTGGAAGAACAGGGCCGCACAGCTGGCTATGACCCCAACCTGGACAACTGTCTGG TGACTGAGGATCTCCTCTCTGTGCTGGCTGAGCTGCAAGAGGCTCTATGGCATTGGCCCGAGGACAGCCACCCAGGCCTG GCTGGGGCCTCAGATACCGGTACAGGCGGCTGCCTGGTTGTACATGTTGTTAGCTGTGAGGAGGAGTTCCAGCAACAGAAGTTGGACCTGCTTTGGCAGAAGTTGGTTGACAAGGCTCCACTCAGACAG AAGCACCTGATCTGTGGCCCTGTGAAAGTAGCTGGTGCACCTGGCACTCTGATGACTGCCCCTGAGTACTACGA GTTCCGGCATGCCCAGGTGTGCAAGGCCTCAGCACTGAAGCATGGTGGGGATCTGGCACAAG ACCCAGCCTGGACAGAGATCTTTGGTGTTCTCTCTGTGGCCACCATCAAGTTTGAGATGCTGAGCACAGCCCCACAGAGTCAG CTCTTCCTGGCTCTGGCTGACAGCAGTATCTCCACGAAGGGCACAAAGAGTGGCACCTTTGTCATGTATAATTGTGCCCGTCTTGCCACACTCTTTGAGAGTTACAAGTGTAGTATGGAACAAGGTCTGTACCCCACTTTTCCTCCTGTGAGCAGTCTGGACTTCTCACTGCTACATGATGAG GGTGAGTGGTTGTTGCTCTTCAACAGTATCCTCCCCTTTCCGGATCTGCTGAGCCGGACAGCAGTGCTGGACTGCACAGCCCCGGGGCTCCACATTGCTGTACGCACAGAGATG ATATGCAAGTTCCTGGTACAGCTCAGCATGGATTTCAGCTCCTACTACAACCGGGTACACATCCTGGGGGTGAGCACACAGCAAAACGGGGTGGGACGTGCAGAGGGGTACAGGGTAAAGGCAAAGGAAGCAGAGGATGAGACCAGCAGGCCCTTTCTCTTTCAGGAGCCTCGACCACACCTCTTTGGTCAGATGTTCGTCCGCCTGCAGCTTCTGAGAGCTGTGCGTGAGGTGCTCCATACTGGCCTGGCTATGCTGGGTCTCCCTCCACTGAGCCACATCTAA
- the DALRD3 gene encoding DALR anticodon-binding domain-containing protein 3 isoform X6, protein MATRRLGVGETLGALNAALGPGGPVWIKETRTRHLRSRDFLAPHRALQARFDDGQVPEHLLHGLACVQGPGVAPVLRCAPTPAGLSLQLQRSAVFERVLSAVAAYATPASPASLGQRVLLHCPALRSSPCALRLSQLRTVLVADHLARALRAHGVCVRLVPAVRDPHMLTFLQQLRVDWPAASERASSHTLRSHALEELTSANDGRTLSPGILGRLCLKELVEEQGRTAGYDPNLDNCLVTEDLLSVLAELQEALWHWPEDSHPGLAGASDTGTGGCLVVHVVSCEEEFQQQKLDLLWQKLVDKAPLRQKHLICGPVKVAGAPGTLMTAPEYYEFRHAQVCKASALKHGGDLAQDPAWTEIFGVLSVATIKFEMLSTAPQSQLFLALADSSISTKGTKSGTFVMYNCARLATLFESYKCSMEQGLYPTFPPVSSLDFSLLHDEGEWLLLFNSILPFPDLLSRTAVLDCTAPGLHIAVRTEMICKFLVQLSMDFSSYYNRVHILGEPRPHLFGQMFVRLQLLRAVREVLHTGLAMLGLPPLSHI, encoded by the exons ATGGCGACCAGGCGCCTTGGGGTGGGGGAGACGCTGGGGGCCCTCAACGCGGCCCTGGGGCCAGGCGGTCCGGTGTGGATCAAGGAGACGCGCACCCGCCACCTGCGTTCCCGAGACTTTCTGGCACCGCACCGCGCGCTGCAGGCGCGCTTCGATGACGGCCAG GTTCCGGAGCATTTGCTCCATGGCCTCGCCTGCGTGCAGGGCCCCGGTGTGGCCCCGGTGCTGCGCTGCGCGCCGACCCCCGCGGGTCTGTCTCTCCAACTGCAGCGGTCCGCCGTCTTCGAGCGCGTCCTCAGCGCCGTGGCCGCCTATGCCACGCCCGCCTCGCCTGCCTCGCTGGGCCAGCGCGTCTTACTACACTGCCCAGCACTGCGCAGCTCCCCCTGCGCACTCCGCTTGAGCCAGCTGCGTACGGTGCTCGTGGCCGATCACCTGGCGCGAGCCCTGCGCGCTCACGG GGTGTGCGTGCGCCTAGTGCCAGCTGTGCGGGATCCGCACATGCTGACCTTCCTGCAGCAACTGCGGGTGGACTGGCCCGCTGCCTCGGAGAGAGCTTCCTCCCACACCCTGAGGAGCCACGCCCTTGAAGAACTTACCTCTGCTAATGACGGGAGGACACTGTCCCCTGGCATCCTAGGCAGACTGTGTCTGAAGGAGCTGGTGGAAGAACAGGGCCGCACAGCTGGCTATGACCCCAACCTGGACAACTGTCTGG TGACTGAGGATCTCCTCTCTGTGCTGGCTGAGCTGCAAGAGGCTCTATGGCATTGGCCCGAGGACAGCCACCCAGGCCTG GCTGGGGCCTCAGATACCGGTACAGGCGGCTGCCTGGTTGTACATGTTGTTAGCTGTGAGGAGGAGTTCCAGCAACAGAAGTTGGACCTGCTTTGGCAGAAGTTGGTTGACAAGGCTCCACTCAGACAG AAGCACCTGATCTGTGGCCCTGTGAAAGTAGCTGGTGCACCTGGCACTCTGATGACTGCCCCTGAGTACTACGA GTTCCGGCATGCCCAGGTGTGCAAGGCCTCAGCACTGAAGCATGGTGGGGATCTGGCACAAG ACCCAGCCTGGACAGAGATCTTTGGTGTTCTCTCTGTGGCCACCATCAAGTTTGAGATGCTGAGCACAGCCCCACAGAGTCAG CTCTTCCTGGCTCTGGCTGACAGCAGTATCTCCACGAAGGGCACAAAGAGTGGCACCTTTGTCATGTATAATTGTGCCCGTCTTGCCACACTCTTTGAGAGTTACAAGTGTAGTATGGAACAAGGTCTGTACCCCACTTTTCCTCCTGTGAGCAGTCTGGACTTCTCACTGCTACATGATGAG GGTGAGTGGTTGTTGCTCTTCAACAGTATCCTCCCCTTTCCGGATCTGCTGAGCCGGACAGCAGTGCTGGACTGCACAGCCCCGGGGCTCCACATTGCTGTACGCACAGAGATG ATATGCAAGTTCCTGGTACAGCTCAGCATGGATTTCAGCTCCTACTACAACCGGGTACACATCCTGGGG GAGCCTCGACCACACCTCTTTGGTCAGATGTTCGTCCGCCTGCAGCTTCTGAGAGCTGTGCGTGAGGTGCTCCATACTGGCCTGGCTATGCTGGGTCTCCCTCCACTGAGCCACATCTAA
- the DALRD3 gene encoding DALR anticodon-binding domain-containing protein 3 isoform X4: MGPVPWPFYTPVLPQVPEHLLHGLACVQGPGVAPVLRCAPTPAGLSLQLQRSAVFERVLSAVAAYATPASPASLGQRVLLHCPALRSSPCALRLSQLRTVLVADHLARALRAHGVCVRLVPAVRDPHMLTFLQQLRVDWPAASERASSHTLRSHALEELTSANDGRTLSPGILGRLCLKELVEEQGRTAGYDPNLDNCLVTEDLLSVLAELQEALWHWPEDSHPGLAGASDTGTGGCLVVHVVSCEEEFQQQKLDLLWQKLVDKAPLRQKHLICGPVKVAGAPGTLMTAPEYYEFRHAQVCKASALKHGGDLAQDPAWTEIFGVLSVATIKFEMLSTAPQSQLFLALADSSISTKGTKSGTFVMYNCARLATLFESYKCSMEQGLYPTFPPVSSLDFSLLHDEGEWLLLFNSILPFPDLLSRTAVLDCTAPGLHIAVRTEMICKFLVQLSMDFSSYYNRVHILGVSTQQNGVGRAEGYRVKAKEAEDETSRPFLFQEPRPHLFGQMFVRLQLLRAVREVLHTGLAMLGLPPLSHI; encoded by the exons ATGGGCCCCGTGCCGTGGCCCTTTTACACGCCCGTTCTCCCGCAGGTTCCGGAGCATTTGCTCCATGGCCTCGCCTGCGTGCAGGGCCCCGGTGTGGCCCCGGTGCTGCGCTGCGCGCCGACCCCCGCGGGTCTGTCTCTCCAACTGCAGCGGTCCGCCGTCTTCGAGCGCGTCCTCAGCGCCGTGGCCGCCTATGCCACGCCCGCCTCGCCTGCCTCGCTGGGCCAGCGCGTCTTACTACACTGCCCAGCACTGCGCAGCTCCCCCTGCGCACTCCGCTTGAGCCAGCTGCGTACGGTGCTCGTGGCCGATCACCTGGCGCGAGCCCTGCGCGCTCACGG GGTGTGCGTGCGCCTAGTGCCAGCTGTGCGGGATCCGCACATGCTGACCTTCCTGCAGCAACTGCGGGTGGACTGGCCCGCTGCCTCGGAGAGAGCTTCCTCCCACACCCTGAGGAGCCACGCCCTTGAAGAACTTACCTCTGCTAATGACGGGAGGACACTGTCCCCTGGCATCCTAGGCAGACTGTGTCTGAAGGAGCTGGTGGAAGAACAGGGCCGCACAGCTGGCTATGACCCCAACCTGGACAACTGTCTGG TGACTGAGGATCTCCTCTCTGTGCTGGCTGAGCTGCAAGAGGCTCTATGGCATTGGCCCGAGGACAGCCACCCAGGCCTG GCTGGGGCCTCAGATACCGGTACAGGCGGCTGCCTGGTTGTACATGTTGTTAGCTGTGAGGAGGAGTTCCAGCAACAGAAGTTGGACCTGCTTTGGCAGAAGTTGGTTGACAAGGCTCCACTCAGACAG AAGCACCTGATCTGTGGCCCTGTGAAAGTAGCTGGTGCACCTGGCACTCTGATGACTGCCCCTGAGTACTACGA GTTCCGGCATGCCCAGGTGTGCAAGGCCTCAGCACTGAAGCATGGTGGGGATCTGGCACAAG ACCCAGCCTGGACAGAGATCTTTGGTGTTCTCTCTGTGGCCACCATCAAGTTTGAGATGCTGAGCACAGCCCCACAGAGTCAG CTCTTCCTGGCTCTGGCTGACAGCAGTATCTCCACGAAGGGCACAAAGAGTGGCACCTTTGTCATGTATAATTGTGCCCGTCTTGCCACACTCTTTGAGAGTTACAAGTGTAGTATGGAACAAGGTCTGTACCCCACTTTTCCTCCTGTGAGCAGTCTGGACTTCTCACTGCTACATGATGAG GGTGAGTGGTTGTTGCTCTTCAACAGTATCCTCCCCTTTCCGGATCTGCTGAGCCGGACAGCAGTGCTGGACTGCACAGCCCCGGGGCTCCACATTGCTGTACGCACAGAGATG ATATGCAAGTTCCTGGTACAGCTCAGCATGGATTTCAGCTCCTACTACAACCGGGTACACATCCTGGGGGTGAGCACACAGCAAAACGGGGTGGGACGTGCAGAGGGGTACAGGGTAAAGGCAAAGGAAGCAGAGGATGAGACCAGCAGGCCCTTTCTCTTTCAGGAGCCTCGACCACACCTCTTTGGTCAGATGTTCGTCCGCCTGCAGCTTCTGAGAGCTGTGCGTGAGGTGCTCCATACTGGCCTGGCTATGCTGGGTCTCCCTCCACTGAGCCACATCTAA